A stretch of DNA from Poecilia reticulata strain Guanapo linkage group LG18, Guppy_female_1.0+MT, whole genome shotgun sequence:
AGTCCCACGGTACTGGCAGGTGGGGTATAATCCTGGAATACAAATACAAGGAAACATGATGCGACCCAAATACAGTCAGCTCAGGCATTAGTCAAAGGCAGTATTGTTTCTGCAGCAATCTAAAAACTTGCTGCCAGAGCTTAATACGTCATCTTTTTAAAAGGCgcacagtttaaaatgttgtctCATGACATCCTTCAAGTTATCAGTTAGATTATTTGgcttttgacaaaaatgtactaattatataaatgaaaataataggTCATGGTAGAGCATGCATACTGTGTtctacaagaaaaagaaaaaactgtggcACAGAGACAGTCAGGACAAAccaccatgcacacacacccttAACCACAACACAGAAAGACCAGTTTACCTAACACACACTTTGAAACTATGGTagtggagaaaacccatgcatgcgcGGGAAGAACATGCAATCTCCATGCAGAGATTCAAACCCAAGACCTTTTTGATGAAAGGCAACAGCACTAACAACTTCCCCAACGGTTTAGCCTAACTTTTGTTCCCCTgtataaaatacagaaactcTACGTTTGTCTCTGAAAGGAACTGGCATCCCATATAACTGTCAAGGACATAAATGTGAGGTGCACAGTCTCACAGACTGCTGATGTTTTGACGTTTTCTCATGATCAATGTTAAGAACCATAAGGCGTGATATACTGAAGCCTATATAAGAGTTATACCACTCTCTGTCAGCTAGTAGCAGACTTCTTCTGTTCACCTTCATTtggaaaaatgacaacaaagtaCAATTGTTTGGACATGATGTATGGCATCAGATTTGGTGAAAACCAAACAGTGCATGTTACTGGAGGTGGATGACTGTGACTCACTTTCCAGCTACATGACTTGCACACCTTGCAGGCAGTGAGTCAACAAACAGCTCGATCATGTACTAAAGTATTTTAACATCAAATATAAGCCCATCTGTCCGATAGCCAGTTTGGACCAAACTGtgtcaacaggacaatgatctCAAACACGGCAGCAAATCTACAACAGAAtggctaaaaatgaaaagaatcaaGGTGTTgcaatggtccagtcaaagttcaaattCTCAAATCGACAGAAGTGCTTTGCTGGGACCTGTGCATTTTCTAACTCATTAAATCTTGAGTGACAAAGATCCACCTTACTACTGAATCTTGgtctgttttctttaataaaaatatttcctttctaTCTCAACTCCCCTTCAAGCAAAAAGTAAGCAAGAGTATCTCAGTTCTTAAATAGGGactttatctgtttattttctttcaaaaggtGTTATTTTATGAGACAGTTGCAGGGGAATTGAGGCGGTTTTGCTTTTTAGTGTCTTTCCACTGATAATTATTATGTCAGCCCAGCAAGGGCCACTGCAGACTCATTCTGAATACATGGTAAAGATGGTTAAGGtcactatttttttaatttaaggatATCCCTTTGGATGTAATATGAAAAGAACATTGCTAACTCTATGAATTATTAATCTATTGATGTGTTTACCAACTGGAAAGGTTTTTACAATTTGGAAGTTCAAATCCGAGAGGACAAACAGCTATGCATCCATGGCTTTATCCGTTAAAGATGCAAACTCCTCAAAAGAAAGACCGTAGTTGGGCTGTGAAGCGAAggtaccaactgcaccactctGCAGCccatatttttattctgtcagtttaaaaaaagatttaaagaaatgtagtATACATTTCTGTTAAAAGTTTCAACCGCTTAATGACTCACTTGAAAGTTGAGGCTTCGTAGTACAGCGGTGATGCTCTGTAGGTTTCTGATGACGTTGTCTATGTGGCTGTTGAGTTCCGAGTTCGTCATCGATGTCTGTAGTAAGCTGAGGGCCTGTTGTAAAAGCCACAATCCGGTCTGCACTTCCTGAGCTTGCTCCATTGCCTTCccgaaaaacaaacagagccaAGGAGTTAGAGTTGTCTATCGGAGGCGATAAAGATCGTAGGATGTAGGAAGTAATCAGCTCTGCCGTAAGTAATTAACTGGAGTCGCGGGTCTTCCCAACCGATAGGAAAAAAGACACTCAAGCAATAAAATGACCTCTAGGAAGAATTACTGTATGTATAATAAACACTACTGTAGTCTTTTatgacagatttttctttatctaaTCTCAATGGttacttacatttttcttttcccagtCCTCAAAGTTGACAGTAGTTTGGGGAACAGAGGCAGCCTCTGTTAGACCGCATTCTTCTCTGCATGATTtctaagaaaagagaaaataaacatctctTTTAGAGCCATCTTACTTAACTGTGTCCAAACTGAGCTTATGCCATGAACACAGTAGCTGTGCACCAGTTCTCTTTCATAGAATTTGCGTCTTACTGCATTCAtacatttttctctcaccaTAGCAACTTCTGCGTCTCGTGCTTCCTGAATGAAATGGTTCAGGACCCTCAGGTCACAGATTGGCCTTAGTGGGGACGGTAGGCCTGGACGGGTCCACTCCAACACTAATAGCAGCAAGGCGAACAGTCCTGCATACAAACAGGCAAGCAGCCATGAAGCTTTCAAAACTAACGATCTCATGCAAACATCAAAGATGATTTAGGTCCCCTCTGAACGACATAAGACATATGTCCAACATAGCATGTGATGTGAAAGAGACacattcataaaacattttctctctgctcCATGTCCTGCACACTAAAGTTCAATGGCCAACTGGGAGAAAGAGAATGCCCTATGCATCAGAAACCCTAAGTAAGAAAAGGAACAGCAGAAAATCATTGTTGAAGTGGAAAAGATGGCTCACATCAAGAAATCACACAAAGCAAGAAAGATTTGGACCAATAGGCGC
This window harbors:
- the epoa gene encoding erythropoietin isoform X1; this encodes MANRRTYWSNHAEPVRGYADTAMEFPRLFALLLLVLEWTRPGLPSPLRPICDLRVLNHFIQEARDAEVAMKSCREECGLTEAASVPQTTVNFEDWEKKNAMEQAQEVQTGLWLLQQALSLLQTSMTNSELNSHIDNVIRNLQSITAVLRSLNFQDYTPPASTVGLEGTWRVSTAAELLQVHLNFLRGKVRLLLVDAQACQQEAS
- the epoa gene encoding erythropoietin isoform X2, whose product is MLRKTCRGLFALLLLVLEWTRPGLPSPLRPICDLRVLNHFIQEARDAEVAMKSCREECGLTEAASVPQTTVNFEDWEKKNAMEQAQEVQTGLWLLQQALSLLQTSMTNSELNSHIDNVIRNLQSITAVLRSLNFQDYTPPASTVGLEGTWRVSTAAELLQVHLNFLRGKVRLLLVDAQACQQEAS